In one Lolium rigidum isolate FL_2022 chromosome 3, APGP_CSIRO_Lrig_0.1, whole genome shotgun sequence genomic region, the following are encoded:
- the LOC124699445 gene encoding vacuolar protein sorting-associated protein 2 homolog 2, producing MNIFKKKVDPKEALRTSKREMSVATRGVEREIGSLQMEEKKLVAEIKKTAKTGNEAATKILARQLVRLRQQIVNLQGTRAQIRGVATHTQAMYAGTSISAGMKGASKAMAAMNKQMEPQKQMKVMREFQKQSTQLDMTLEMMSDAIDETLDKDEAEEETEELTNQVLDEIGVDVASQLSSAPKGRIGASNKKAENNQARNVAPARSVTPESDAAEVDDLERRLASLRRI from the exons ATGAACATCTTCAAGAAGAAGGTCGACCCCAAAG AGGCTCTGAGGACTAGCAAGCGGGAGATGTCAGTCGCCACAAgag GAGTCGAGCGAGAGATTGGCTCCCTGCAAATGGAG GAGAAGAAGCTGGTTGCTGAGATTAAGAAGACTGCTAAGACTGGAAATGAA GCGGCAACCAAAATTCTAGCTCGGCAATTAGTCAGGCTtagacaacaaattgtcaatttaCAAGGTACACGGGCACAGATACGTGGAGTAGCTACTCACACACAG GCAATGTATGCCGGAACTTCAATATCTGCTGGAATGAAAGGCGCAAGCAAAGCGATGGCAGCAATGAATAAG CAAATGGAACCGCAAAAGCAGATGAAGGTCATGAGAGAATTCCAGAAGCAATCAACTCAACTGGACATGACG CTCGAGATGATGTCTGATGCCATCGACGAAACACTAGACAAAGATGAGGCTGAAGAGGAAACAGAAGAGCTCACGAACCAG GTTCTGGATGAGATTGGAGTTGATGTGGCTTCTCAG CTCTCTTCCGCACCTAAAGGCCGCATTGGAGCTAGTAACAAGAAAGCCGAGAACAACCAAGCACG GAATGTGGCTCCAGCGAGAAGTGTGACACCTGAATCAGATGCTGCTGAAGTTGATGACCTGGAGAGGAGACTGGCATCTCTTCGCCGCATCTGA